A single genomic interval of uncultured Sphaerochaeta sp. harbors:
- a CDS encoding GntR family transcriptional regulator: MPKCIQNSLSDQVYTMLKDQILSGQLKGGMKIPEESLAEQFGVSRTPIREAIRRLAEYGLVTIKPRSHAVVSIISPQEADDIAKVRVSLEQLAIDSIDEDSYAENVKELSRYAADCQYAMGIGDRATVFEQDSLFHLALIKASRNSALISICERLDAKIQQLRIAQNLPEDELSYYLGQHAQMMSLLKNGEKEACKHMLYEHITHDLTSHLGKDNA, translated from the coding sequence ATGCCTAAATGTATACAAAACAGTCTTTCTGACCAAGTCTATACCATGCTCAAGGACCAGATTCTCTCTGGCCAGCTCAAGGGTGGGATGAAAATCCCGGAAGAGTCCCTTGCAGAACAGTTTGGAGTCTCCAGGACTCCAATCAGGGAAGCTATCAGACGCTTGGCGGAGTATGGACTTGTAACCATCAAGCCCAGGAGCCATGCTGTGGTTTCAATCATCTCTCCCCAGGAAGCAGATGATATTGCAAAGGTTCGTGTCTCTCTGGAGCAACTTGCCATCGATTCGATCGATGAGGATTCATACGCGGAAAATGTAAAGGAACTCTCCCGTTATGCAGCCGACTGCCAGTATGCAATGGGAATCGGGGACAGGGCTACCGTTTTTGAGCAGGACAGCCTATTCCATCTTGCATTGATCAAAGCAAGCAGGAACAGTGCCCTGATCAGCATCTGTGAGAGGCTGGATGCAAAGATCCAGCAACTCAGGATTGCGCAGAATCTCCCTGAGGATGAACTCTCCTACTATCTTGGCCAGCATGCCCAGATGATGAGCTTATTGAAAAACGGAGAGAAGGAAGCATGCAAGCACATGCTCTATGAACACATCACCCACGACCTAACCAGCCATCTAGGAAAGGACAACGCATGA
- a CDS encoding DUF362 domain-containing protein, which yields MNKEDIIITYGSDATSMTRALLQSIDIEGLLPDKNASIALKPNLVVAVTADSGATTHPEILISIIEFLQEKGYHNISIVESAWVGDSTKEGFRVNGYHQISKKYHVPLVDVKDDTYEKKTVEGITMEVSRTILDTDFLISLPVLKGHCQTAMTCALKNMKGCLSDRSKRLFHSLGLHRPIAALNAVRAADLVIVDSLNGDLDFEEGGNPVETNRMFACRDSVLCDSFGASLMGFELKDVPYIEMAEHLGVGTTDLEKANIIQLNEPSDEPVARPTGRANYLGRYTEPDSACSACYGNLIHALKRLDEVNRLKNIKQNICIGQGYKGVNDPSKIGVGICTKGLGKSLPGCPPKAIDMIKFIKEMNAE from the coding sequence ATGAATAAAGAAGACATCATCATTACCTATGGATCGGATGCAACCAGCATGACAAGAGCCTTGTTGCAATCCATCGATATCGAAGGGCTCCTTCCCGATAAAAACGCATCCATCGCTCTTAAGCCCAATCTTGTGGTTGCTGTTACCGCTGACAGTGGAGCAACCACCCACCCGGAGATCCTCATTTCCATTATCGAGTTTCTCCAGGAGAAGGGGTATCACAATATTTCAATAGTAGAGAGTGCCTGGGTGGGAGACTCCACCAAGGAAGGTTTCAGGGTCAATGGATACCATCAGATCAGCAAGAAATATCATGTTCCCTTGGTTGATGTGAAGGATGATACCTATGAGAAGAAAACCGTAGAGGGGATCACCATGGAGGTCAGCCGAACAATCCTTGATACTGATTTCCTGATCAGCCTCCCTGTCCTGAAGGGACATTGCCAGACAGCAATGACTTGTGCACTGAAGAATATGAAGGGATGCCTATCCGATCGCAGCAAGAGGTTGTTCCACTCTCTTGGACTACACCGCCCCATCGCTGCGCTCAACGCAGTTCGAGCAGCAGACCTGGTCATTGTTGATAGTCTGAACGGCGATCTTGATTTCGAGGAAGGGGGAAACCCTGTTGAGACCAACCGGATGTTTGCCTGCCGAGACAGTGTTCTCTGTGACAGCTTCGGGGCCTCCCTTATGGGCTTTGAGCTCAAGGATGTTCCCTATATTGAGATGGCAGAACATTTGGGGGTCGGAACCACTGATCTCGAGAAAGCCAACATCATCCAGCTGAATGAACCAAGCGATGAGCCTGTTGCCCGCCCAACAGGAAGAGCAAACTACCTTGGTCGCTATACTGAACCAGATAGTGCATGCTCTGCTTGTTATGGAAATCTGATACATGCCCTTAAGCGTCTTGATGAGGTGAATCGTTTGAAAAACATCAAACAGAACATCTGTATCGGACAAGGATACAAGGGTGTAAACGACCCTTCCAAGATTGGTGTTGGCATCTGTACCAAGGGTCTGGGGAAAAGCCTTCCAGGCTGTCCTCCCAAGGCAATTGATATGATCAAGTTCATCAAGGAAATGAATGCTGAATAA
- a CDS encoding aldo/keto reductase yields MGTVKLGNTTMEVSSIALGTWAMGGGDSWGASDEAESIKTVHRALERGINFIDTAPAYGNGFSEELLGRALKGKRNECILATKCGLLWGPEDEGSVHKSRDGVVIRRNLSPSSIIEQVEKSLKRLETDHIDLLLTHWQSIPPYFTPIEETLQAMERLIEQGKIRSYGACNLTLEQLKEYQAYGNPSLIQERFSLLTRSKQALASYCAEQGITFQAYSPLERGLLTGKVDLDTKVVGTAKASVSWYDAEHRPHVLHMLDSLKEMAGSYGCAVGNLVIAWTRQAENTMNVLCGARKPEQIEENSQALSVVLSRDDWTAIDDLVKPLLT; encoded by the coding sequence GTGGGTACAGTGAAACTGGGAAATACAACCATGGAAGTTTCTTCCATTGCACTAGGAACATGGGCAATGGGTGGTGGAGACAGCTGGGGAGCCAGTGATGAAGCAGAGAGTATCAAGACAGTCCATCGTGCACTGGAGAGGGGCATCAACTTCATCGATACTGCACCTGCCTATGGGAATGGCTTCAGCGAAGAGCTTCTGGGAAGGGCTCTCAAGGGAAAGCGCAATGAGTGTATCCTAGCGACCAAATGCGGATTGCTTTGGGGACCAGAGGACGAGGGGTCGGTACACAAGAGTCGTGATGGAGTGGTTATCCGCCGCAATCTCAGCCCAAGCAGCATTATAGAACAGGTTGAAAAGAGCTTGAAACGACTTGAGACCGACCATATTGATCTTCTGTTAACCCACTGGCAGTCAATTCCCCCATATTTTACTCCCATTGAGGAGACCCTCCAGGCAATGGAGCGTCTGATTGAACAAGGAAAGATACGGAGTTATGGCGCATGCAACCTTACCTTGGAACAATTGAAGGAGTACCAAGCCTATGGGAATCCTTCCTTGATCCAGGAACGGTTCAGCTTGCTTACACGTAGTAAACAGGCTCTTGCTTCCTACTGTGCTGAACAGGGCATCACCTTCCAGGCATATAGTCCTCTTGAGCGGGGTTTGCTCACCGGGAAAGTCGATCTCGATACCAAGGTGGTGGGCACGGCGAAAGCTTCTGTATCTTGGTATGATGCAGAGCATCGCCCCCATGTTCTCCATATGCTTGACTCCCTAAAAGAGATGGCAGGAAGCTATGGCTGCGCTGTAGGGAATCTTGTCATTGCTTGGACAAGACAGGCAGAAAACACAATGAATGTTCTCTGTGGCGCACGCAAACCTGAGCAGATCGAGGAGAACAGCCAGGCCTTGTCAGTAGTGCTCTCAAGGGATGACTGGACAGCAATTGATGACTTGGTTAAGCCTCTTTTGACATAG